gtctgtattgTACTTTAAGTGCTATTTAATAAATGAAAGGATTTAAATTGTATGTTGCATGGTCTATCATAGAACCAGAGATATGAACTGTGGAACAAATAAGATGCGCTCACAATTTGAATGTTTATCACTTTTTCTCAGATGGTCAATGAGAGTGCCAAATCATTGCTTAATATACAGGATTTGCTTCCAAACTACCACAATGAGACCAGTACATATAGGGACAACAGGAACCACACTGTTTACATGGCGGAGAGGATTGACAAGGTAGGTGCACTACAAACAGGGTGAGGTAATGATGCAAGATTGTGTGGATGCATGTCACAAGTCATCAACATGTACATTTTATCTGGATGTTTTATATTCTAGAGGGAGATCAGACAACAATGGTTGGTTATTTTGACATTAAATGTTTAGGTTTTCTGACAAGGAAAGTATCTGGTTTCTCTTCTAGGAAATGGACAACAGAACAGGGGGGACTCACTTCCAGACCCATATCGAGATCAATGGCCAATGGAGCGAAGTTGATCATGTGAGtttgtattatatatattttttgatttgttaggtGCTGAAAAAAGGATTGCAAGGAGTTTAATGCAAACCAGTTTGAGGTAAGAGGTGTTTCAGCTTCCAAGTCTGCAAACAGCTGGGTACTGATCATCAGAACAATCCCATGACAGTTATTCTATTCAGACAAGGATGTTTGTATATGTTGAATAATAGCCAGATGGaatgaggtgagaccatagcagGGTATGACAGTTGAAGAAACGGAGTTAGTCACTGAGGACTACACAGATGtgatctctctgtctcacactccATAACCTCGTCCCCATGCTAGAGGACGTGTATGGTAATTAAAACCTTAGATGtttcaatattattatttttaggtCAAAGTTTTATCTCCTGAATATGCTGGAATCGAAGTGCAATTGATCCCAAACCTGATGATATGTATTGTTTGGATACTATGTGATATAGCTAAGTGAGTTTAttgaggtggagcatcaagaaaaTAATTAAGTCGATTGCTATTCCTCTAAAACAAATGAGTACTAGAGAGCCTAGAGACGCCTTTCTATCCAAGGTGAAGCCTGTTGAATAACTTAAACCCAGCTGTTCTACCATTGCCTATTTTCTCTGCTCTTTTGTTATTTAACCTTTTCCTCATCGAACAGCTCATTATGCAAGGAAGGAGGGAACTGGGTACAGTTTGTTTTGAGACTGAAACAATGTATCCTGTTGCCCCAGTTTCAAACCAGTGTTCTTTTCCAAGTCATTTCTCAGCTACTGCAGGAACACTTTACAACTTTGTGAAtagattgtctgtctgtcttttataATGAGTAGTGTATTTTAAAGAGGTGGCCATTTACTTTACACTTTTAAAAAACATGAGTACACCAATATTAAGCCATTATTCCACAGGCTGTTTCACCATTGGAGATTTTATGGCAGTGTTTTGATCTTTTGCCTTTCCTGGCATCATTACAGAATGTGGTTGAATTAATAGACATAAAAAAATGCATGGAAACAGCCTGTTGGAAACCTCAAATGACTTGCACTTGGGTCATTTTACTTTTTTTGAAACTTGTGTCTACTTAATTTTGCTGCTGTGTGGGCTGCTCCACAGAGATGCGTTTGGTTAAATATTTAGTGAGGGGAAAATGTTCTGCTTTGGGAAAAATGAAGAGCAGCCCTATGCACAGTATGATGCCTAAACAGCTGTGCTTTATCAACAGAATTACAGGGTATTAGGGTTGTTGAGCAGCATGTCTTCCCCAGTGTCTCCTCCAGTCCCCCAACACTGAGTTATCCCGTCTGGTGAACTGGGAAGCATTTTTTTTACTGAAGCTTTTGCAGAGATATTTCTTatgttttaatgtcacgtgcacaagtacagtgaaatgccttcaTTGCAAACTCCAAactcaacaatgcagtaataatcacaaAATAATTACagaaggtagaacaaaaacacacaagaaataagaACATTATAAAGCAAGAAGCTATATCCTAGATATGTAATGTTACTTCATGTGAGCTAAGGGGTTGGCTGAGATGGATTTGAGTGGTACGCGGGTGAAGGAAATTCTTACTGTTGATGGTTGCCAGACTGCTGTTAGTGACACAACCCACATCTGTCTAGACTAGTCCAGGCTGCCATGGAGATGGAAGGCGGGGATGTGTGTTTGATCCTGCCTGTTATTTGATACAGTACATGTCTTTGTGGTTCAATGTGGTTCATCATAATACACTGTGTATGCTCACATCTTGACTTCCCACAATGGAAATAATTAGGTAATGATGgcgcacaccacacacagccaATGTTATGAAACAATAAAGGGTTCAGGTTTATTCATGGCAAGTGAATCgggtactgtttgtgtagtgaaATGCTGTATTCTCATGTTGCTAGGTGTGGGAGAAGACCGTGTTAGGCATATCCACAGACCCGTCAGGTCTCCATTCTCAGTAGCCAAGTGCTCAAGGCTGACAGACTTTGGGAGCTCTCTGACAAAGTATGTTGTTTTTGTAAGCCTGCTGAGTTTCTCCGACTCCACATAGCATGAAGAGATAAAGTTAATCACGAGGTTTAGATGACTGATTTTTGGCAGAAGCTGTTTCCTCAGGCCGATGGAGGGCCAGTGTTCAGTCTGTAACAAGAACACCATTTAACTGGACTTTCTTGATTTTTAGCCATCCAATCCATCTGTACTCAATGTAAAGGTATATGCACATCCCTTAATGAGCAAAGCATTTGTGTGAAAACAAATGTTGTGGAAATTGGACAGGTTAATAAAACAGGGAATATAGGTGTACCTGTGTGGGAGGGTGTGTTATGTGGATGCTGGTTGGTCCTGTCTGAATGTGATTTCTCTTACCAGGAATGCATGCTTGATGAAGATTGTGGTAAGAACAGTTACTGCCTATATGAGATAGTAAGCTCCAAGTGCCTCCCCTGCAAAGATGTTGATATGGTGAGTCTTTTTTGGGGGGATTAACATCTTATTTTCATCCCAATCCTGAGTCAAAATTCAGCCTTACATTGAGTTGAGAAATGGAAAcgaaagggatgtaaacaaatgcaaTGAACCCAAGTTCGTTGTGTACTTCTGATGATATTCCAGATCTTGTGAAGTtctagatcagggatgggcatctttgatgggggtgggggccacaaaaaaatcaGAACTACTAATGAGGGTCAGCAGTGGCTTGTGGGTCTGCGTACCCGCATCAATACACTCCAATTGGTCTGCGGGCCATCCCTGGTCTAGATTATGTCTCTGATTCCCAGCTTGTTCCAATCACAAAAACTATGACCATtactaatgtttttttttttttagacctgCACAAAGGATGAAGAGTGTTGTTCAGaccagatgtgtgtgtggggacaGTGCACTAAGAATGCCACCAAGGGCAATGCAGGCAGCATCTGTCAGTACCAGAGTGACTGTAAGCCAAAACACTGCTGTGCCGTTCTCAAAGGTATATGGTCAAACACAAACCTATCTATTGAATTAACTGTTCAAGGTATTGTTTGTGTTAAAGTATTTTTTGTTACTTACTggtcctctttctctcctgaaCCCATGATTctaaacctcttgaagctaggagGCACTATTTTTAAATAACtttcccaaagtaaaccgcctatttctcaggaccatattctagaatatgcatataattgacagattaggatagaaaacactaaagtttccaaaactgtacaaatattgtctgagtataacagaactgatattgcaggtgaaatccTGAGAAAagtctaatcaggaagtgactcttattttgaaacccctgtctttctatgcatccctattgcccattgaaagggatatcaaccagattccttttttctgtggcttccctaaggtgtctacagtctttagacgtagtttcaggcctttattttgaagaatgagcgtaaacgtccacattgcgtaagtggtcagttGTTGGCTCTGTGTGATTTTTGCGCTAAacagagaggtagccattttGTTTCTTGTGATGAGTTGTCCTGGCAGTGGAGAAAATACATTTTCCTGCAGTTCCACACCTTTTGCCTTGACTTAATGCCATGTTCATATATCCTCtgcttccccacctctctctctctctctctctgtccttctcatgGTGGTTGCAGAGCTGCTCTTCCCAGTGTGCCAGCCCAGGCCGGATAAGGGTGAAGCATGCAACAGCCACCCTAACTTGCTGATGGACATGCTGTCCTGGGACGTGGAGGGACCGAGGGAATACTGCCTCTGTGCTGGTGGACTCCACTGCCAACCCCATGGGTGAGAGCATCTCTAATCTTCATAAAATAGCTGTGATTGTTGCAGATGGGTCTGTCAGATTTTCccatacaaaaaaaaaagaaaaacaattgCAATATATTTTTACCACATTATTTAGGATGCATGTtatatatttaaaacattttaaatacaTTCCAACATATGTAAAACATATCACAAAATATGTTAAATGTTTAGGAAATGTATTTTAAtgcattttaaaatattttcacaTGTAGTTatcgatatacagtaccagtcaaaagtttggacacacctactcattccaggagttctcttatttttactattttctacattgtagaatagtgaatacatcaacacaatgaaataacacatatggaatcatgtagtaaccaaaaaagtgttaaacaaatcaaaatagatttcagattcttcaagtagccaccctttgctttgatgacagctttgtacactctaggcattctctcaaccagcttcatgaggtagtcacctggaatgcgtttcaattaacaggtgtgccttgtactttaagacatgaaggtcagtcaatgtggaaaatttcaaAGCACTTTgaaagcactatgatgaaactggctctcatgaggaccgccacaggaaaggaagacccagagttacctctgctgcagaggataagttcattagagttaactgcacatccgattgcagcccaaataaatgcttcagagttcaagtaacagacacat
This DNA window, taken from Oncorhynchus kisutch isolate 150728-3 linkage group LG22, Okis_V2, whole genome shotgun sequence, encodes the following:
- the dkk3b gene encoding dickkopf-related protein 3b isoform X1 encodes the protein MSGPTTRMMQVAALTFCLCLVNGISSPKTIPDISITGVSFEDHLNGGHATLNEMFREVEMLMEDTQHVLEEAVDQMVNESAKSLLNIQDLLPNYHNETSTYRDNRNHTVYMAERIDKEMDNRTGGTHFQTHIEINGQWSEVDHECMLDEDCGKNSYCLYEIVSSKCLPCKDVDMTCTKDEECCSDQMCVWGQCTKNATKGNAGSICQYQSDCKPKHCCAVLKELLFPVCQPRPDKGEACNSHPNLLMDMLSWDVEGPREYCLCAGGLHCQPHGRGSLCVN
- the dkk3b gene encoding dickkopf-related protein 3b isoform X2, producing the protein MSGPTTRMMQVAALTFCLCLVNGISSPKTIPDISITGVSFEDHLNGGHATLNEMFREVEMLMEDTQHVLEEAVDQDLLPNYHNETSTYRDNRNHTVYMAERIDKEMDNRTGGTHFQTHIEINGQWSEVDHECMLDEDCGKNSYCLYEIVSSKCLPCKDVDMTCTKDEECCSDQMCVWGQCTKNATKGNAGSICQYQSDCKPKHCCAVLKELLFPVCQPRPDKGEACNSHPNLLMDMLSWDVEGPREYCLCAGGLHCQPHGRGSLCVN